The Nicotiana tabacum cultivar K326 chromosome 14, ASM71507v2, whole genome shotgun sequence genome contains a region encoding:
- the LOC107773899 gene encoding protein MALE DISCOVERER 2-like, whose product MVLQAMRGRWNIYGIKLLSYFSILILLLEVHGCCSLNSEGLALLEFKLKVESDPNGVLENWNADDCDPCMWSGVECLDGKMQTLNLHGCSLEGTLASELGNLTHLRSLVLSGNHFFGAIPKEFGRLNRLEVLDLSDNNLSGTIPAEIGDLQSLRILLIRNNNFEESVPLEIGKLHLVSELQFDDNLTSGFVSGTRCIRKFRHCIWHGSMKPFKMINSFIEPIKGTLFRYLSFFQLSSPGKGFLDDHKEEIARRKLAEQSSNLAAAPANIKGPLGPVIQMPSSRSSGSFRAVPNTDGIIPTNLPFSPPQHESQDRLNPEGQPMSAFKQPTNGETPPAKKSESPWKYVVGILGGVFLLIIAVSVFLICRSRAARTIGPWKTGLSGQLQKAFVTGVPKLNRSELETACEDFSNIITSGDSYIVYKGTLSSGVEIAVISTTISSLSNWSMHSETAFRKKIDTFSRVNHKNFVNLIGYCEEDEPFTRMMVFEYAPNGTLFEHLHVEEADHLDWPARMRTVMGTAYCLQYMHDLNPPVPHSNLNSKAIFLTDDYAAKITEIDFWSELTAKSKSSSDDLENSELPPLADPEMNVYSFGILLLEIISGKSPYSEEKESLLNLAAKYLHDKQNIISLVDPTLKSFKNNELMVISEVIEQCIHEDPRKRPTIGEAIAKLREAIDVSPNAAVPRLSPLWWAELELLSSEAA is encoded by the exons ATGGTTTTGCAAGCAATGAGGGGTAGATGGAACATTTATGGAATCAAGTTGTTGTCTTATTTCTccattttgattcttcttttggAGGTTCATGGATGTTGCTCTCTCAATTCAGAAG GATTGGCATTGTTGGAATTCAAATTAAAAGTGGAATCTGATCCTAATGGAGTTCTTGAAAACTGGAATGCTGATGACTGCGACCCGTGCATGTGGTCTGGTGTTGAGTGTCTGGACGGTAAAATGCAAACGCT AAATCTCCATGGATGTTCTTTGGAAGGAACACTGGCATCGGAGCTTGGAAATCTTACTCACTTGAGATCGCT CGTGCTCTCAGGAAACCATTTCTTTGGCGCTATTCCTAAAGAATTTGGACGACTCAATAGGCTCGAAGTGCTTGACTTGAGCGATAATAATTTGAGTGGAACAATTCCAGCAGAAATAGGAGACTTACAATCACTAAGAATCTT GTTGATTCGTAACAACAACTTTGAAGAGAGTGTTCCTTTGGAAATTGGGAAGCTTCATTTAGTCTCGGAATTGCAATTCGATGACAATCTCACTTCTGGTTTTGTTTCCGGAACTCGCTGTATAAGAAAATTTCGGCATTG CATTTGGCATGGCAGCATGAAACCATTCAAGATGATAAATTCCTTTATCGAACCAATAAAGGGAACACTTTTCCGTTACCTCAGTTTCTTCCAATT GTCATCCCCTGGAAAGGGCTTTTTGGATGACCATAAAGAGGAGATTGCACGACGTAAGTTAGCCGAACAATCCAGTAATCTTGCTGCTGCTCCTGCTAATATTAAAGGACCATTGGGTCCTGTTATTCAAATGCCGAGTAGTAGAAGTAGTGGTTCATTTCGCGCTGTGCCAAATACCGATGGAATAATTCCTACAAACTTACCTTTCTCACCTCCACAGCATGAGTCTCAAGACAGATTAAATCCCGAGGGGCAGCCTATGAGTGCTTTTAAACAGCCAACTAATGGTGAAACTCCACCTGCCAAAAAATCTGAAAGCCCTTGGAAATATGTAGTTGGGATTTTAGGTGGAGTATTTCTGCTCATTATTGCCGTATCTGTGTTCTTAATCTGCCGAAGCAGAGCAGCTAGAACAATTGGTCCTTGGAAAACTGGACTGAGTGGACAGCTACAAAAAGCATTTGTTACAG GGGTACCAAAACTGAACAGGTCCGAGCTCGAAACAGCATGCGAGGATTTTAGCAACATTATAACCAGCGGCGATTCATATATAGTATACAAAGGAACACTGTCCAGCGGAGTGGAGATTGCCGTTATCTCAACTACTATAAGTTCTCTGAGTAATTGGTCTATGCACTCAGAAACTGCCTTCAGAAAGAAA ATCGATACGTTTTCAAGAGTGAACCACAAGAATTTTGTTAATCTTATTGGATATTGCGAGGAGGATGAACCTTTCACTCGGATGATGGTCTTCGAGTATGCTCCAAATGGAACTCTTTTCGAACATCTTCATG TTGAAGAAGCCGATCATCTTGACTGGCCCGCAAGGATGAGGACGGTCATGGGTACAGCGTATTGTCTTCAGTACATGCATGATTTGAACCCGCCCGTACCACATTCCAACTTGAATTCAAAGGCCATATTTTTGACCGACGATTATGCTGCTAAG ATTACAGAAATTGATTTCTGGTCGGAACTAACGGCCAAGTCAAAGTCCTCTAGTGATGATTTAGAGAACTCTGAGCTGCCGCCGCTTGCTGATCCTGAAATGAATGTCTATAGTTTTGGAATTCTTTTACTAGAAATTATTTCTGGAAAATCGCCTTATTCAGAAGAAAAAGAGTCTCTTCTGAACTTG GCGGCGAAATATCTTCATGATAAGCAGAATATCATCTCATTGGTGGATCCAACATTGAAGTCTTTCAAGAATAATGAGCTTATGGTTATTAGTGAAGTAATTGAACAATGCATACATGAAGATCCAAGGAAAAGACCAACTATAGGAGAAGCCATTGCAAAACTAAGGGAAGCAATTGATGTATCACCTAATGCTGCAGTTCCAAGGCTTTCTCCTCTCTGGTGGGCTGAACTTGAGTTATTGTCAAGTGAGGCAGCTTAA